A part of Geothrix oryzae genomic DNA contains:
- a CDS encoding ABC transporter ATP-binding protein has protein sequence MTDAPLIRLTDITKVYQMGDMEVRALDGVSMEIHRGEYVAIMGPSGSGKSTMMNVIGCLDTPTTGTYELNGKLASAMTDDNLAQIRNEEIGFVFQTFNLLARTTSLQNVELPLIYAGKTPVERHQMALKALENVGLGTRSDHMPNQLSGGQRQRVAIARALVNNPSILLADEPTGALDSKTSIEIMALFEDLYQKGNTIILVTHEEDIARHAHRIVKLRDGKIIHDEPNTPITSEEHMAHLSL, from the coding sequence ATGACCGATGCTCCCCTGATCCGGCTCACCGACATCACCAAGGTCTACCAGATGGGAGACATGGAAGTGCGCGCCCTGGATGGCGTCTCCATGGAGATCCACCGCGGCGAGTATGTGGCCATCATGGGACCCTCCGGTTCCGGCAAGTCCACCATGATGAATGTCATCGGCTGCCTGGACACGCCCACCACCGGCACCTACGAGCTGAACGGCAAGCTGGCCTCGGCCATGACGGATGACAACCTGGCCCAGATCCGCAACGAGGAGATCGGCTTCGTCTTCCAGACCTTCAACCTGCTGGCCCGCACCACCTCCCTGCAGAATGTGGAGCTGCCTCTAATCTATGCGGGCAAGACGCCCGTCGAGCGGCACCAGATGGCCCTGAAGGCCCTGGAGAATGTCGGCCTGGGCACCCGCAGCGATCACATGCCCAACCAGCTGTCCGGCGGCCAGCGGCAGCGCGTGGCCATCGCCCGGGCCCTGGTGAACAATCCGTCCATCCTCCTGGCCGACGAGCCGACGGGTGCCCTCGATTCCAAGACCAGCATCGAGATCATGGCCCTCTTCGAGGATCTGTACCAGAAGGGCAACACCATCATCCTCGTCACCCACGAGGAGGACATCGCCCGGCATGCCCACCGGATCGTGAAGCTGCGCGACGGCAAGATCATCCATGACGAGCCGAACACCCCCATCACCTCCGAAGAGCACATGGCCCACTTGAGCCTCTGA